The Halogeometricum rufum genome has a segment encoding these proteins:
- the cmk gene encoding (d)CMP kinase gives MLLTVSGPPGAGKSTTVATLAEAFGLEHISGGDIFRQLAAERDMTAVEFNRLAEEDDQIDRDLDRRLRTIALERDDVLLESRLAGWLAGDAADIRLWLDAPLDVRAKRIAAREDKSLDTAREETHAREESEALRYEEYYNIDITDLGIYDVTLNTARWSEEDVPDILTAAVEAYDPDDDEGKFPVEGVEYDF, from the coding sequence ATGTTGCTGACTGTCTCCGGTCCACCGGGTGCCGGAAAGAGTACGACCGTCGCCACACTCGCCGAGGCGTTCGGCCTCGAACACATCTCCGGCGGCGACATCTTCCGCCAACTCGCCGCCGAACGCGACATGACGGCCGTCGAGTTCAACAGACTCGCCGAGGAGGACGACCAGATAGACCGCGACTTGGACCGTCGCCTCCGCACCATCGCTCTGGAACGCGACGACGTCCTCCTCGAATCGCGCCTCGCCGGGTGGCTGGCGGGCGACGCCGCCGACATCCGCCTGTGGCTCGACGCGCCCCTCGACGTGCGCGCGAAGCGCATCGCCGCGCGGGAGGACAAGTCGCTCGACACCGCCCGCGAGGAGACGCACGCTCGCGAGGAGAGCGAAGCCCTGCGCTACGAGGAGTACTACAACATCGACATCACCGACCTCGGCATCTACGACGTGACGCTCAACACGGCGCGGTGGAGCGAGGAGGACGTGCCGGACATCCTGACCGCCGCCGTCGAGGCGTACGACCCCGACGACGACGAGGGGAAGTTCCCGGTCGAGGGCGTCGAGTACGACTTCTGA
- a CDS encoding DUF106 domain-containing protein — MARIEPKVRDLVSSDPEMRDAVETVLARADDGEVKWVDVKGDITSGHWGRLIEKGVLVDGDEGFRLADPEATRAALETESTSSSGASSSSSVDDDDLGDSSWSTYDKMAAVVTVGLFAAYGWKPLRDIIGNVMNVVLGPLTDLLPFYAVIMVIALATGLYSTLLQANLMDMDKMSMYQERMKDIQERRKEAQKNDDDEALDAIQQEQMEAMGDQMGMFKEQFRPMVWIMFLTIPAFLWMYWAIGVGGNAEAHVTMQNIVLPLVGEVSWTEGVLGPMQAWIVWYFLCSMGFTQIIRKSLNIDISPSAS; from the coding sequence ATGGCACGAATCGAACCGAAGGTGCGTGACCTCGTCTCCTCTGACCCGGAGATGCGGGACGCCGTCGAGACGGTCCTCGCGCGGGCCGACGACGGCGAAGTCAAGTGGGTCGACGTGAAGGGAGACATCACCAGCGGTCACTGGGGGCGTCTCATCGAGAAGGGCGTCCTCGTCGACGGCGACGAGGGGTTCCGACTCGCCGACCCCGAGGCGACGCGGGCGGCCCTCGAGACCGAGTCGACGAGTTCGTCGGGCGCGTCGTCCTCGTCGTCGGTCGACGACGACGACCTCGGCGACTCCTCGTGGTCCACCTACGACAAGATGGCCGCCGTCGTGACGGTGGGTCTGTTCGCCGCGTACGGGTGGAAACCGCTCCGCGACATCATCGGCAACGTGATGAACGTCGTCCTCGGACCGCTGACCGACCTGCTACCGTTCTACGCGGTCATCATGGTCATCGCGCTGGCGACCGGGCTCTACTCCACGCTCCTGCAGGCGAACCTGATGGACATGGACAAGATGTCGATGTACCAAGAGCGGATGAAGGACATTCAGGAGCGACGCAAGGAGGCCCAGAAGAACGACGACGACGAGGCCCTCGACGCCATCCAGCAGGAGCAGATGGAGGCGATGGGCGACCAGATGGGCATGTTCAAAGAGCAGTTCCGCCCGATGGTGTGGATCATGTTCCTCACCATCCCGGCGTTCCTCTGGATGTACTGGGCCATCGGCGTCGGCGGCAACGCCGAGGCGCACGTGACGATGCAGAATATCGTCCTGCCACTCGTCGGCGAAGTTAGCTGGACCGAGGGCGTCCTCGGCCCGATGCAGGCGTGGATCGTCTGGTACTTCCTCTGCTCGATGGGGTTCACCCAGATAATCCGCAAGAGCCTCAACATCGACATCTCGCCGTCGGCGTCGTAG
- a CDS encoding MogA/MoaB family molybdenum cofactor biosynthesis protein, with product MNDHDSHDSHEEHGNHEERDQHDGHDHHDHHGEHDQHDGHDHHEEHDQHDGHDHHDHHSHDVETLGVGVVTVSSSRSIDEDDAGDAIVAAFEDGGHEVTVRELVADDFDGVQSTVNRLVDRDDVDAVVTSGGTGVTPDDVTVEAVEDLAGKTLPGFGELFRRLSADEIGTRVVATRATAGIVDSTPVCCLPGSENAVRLGVEEILLAELPHLAGLAGREN from the coding sequence GTGAACGACCACGATAGCCACGACAGTCACGAGGAACACGGCAACCACGAGGAACGCGACCAGCACGACGGCCACGACCATCACGACCACCACGGGGAACACGACCAGCACGACGGTCACGACCATCACGAGGAACACGACCAGCACGACGGCCACGACCATCACGACCACCACAGTCACGACGTCGAGACGCTCGGCGTCGGCGTCGTCACCGTCTCCTCCTCCCGGTCGATAGACGAGGACGACGCGGGCGACGCAATCGTCGCCGCGTTCGAGGACGGCGGGCACGAGGTGACCGTCCGCGAACTCGTCGCCGACGACTTCGACGGCGTCCAGTCCACGGTGAACCGCCTCGTGGACCGCGACGACGTGGACGCCGTCGTCACGTCGGGCGGGACGGGCGTCACTCCCGACGACGTGACCGTCGAAGCCGTCGAGGACCTCGCGGGCAAGACGCTCCCCGGATTCGGCGAACTGTTCCGCCGGCTCTCCGCCGACGAAATCGGCACGCGCGTCGTCGCCACCCGCGCGACGGCCGGCATCGTCGACTCGACGCCCGTCTGCTGTCTCCCCGGGAGCGAGAACGCGGTCCGACTGGGCGTCGAGGAGATACTGCTCGCGGAACTTCCCCACCTCGCCGGCTTGGCGGGCAGAGAGAACTGA
- a CDS encoding DUF5802 family protein — MFEQFSSGYYLGRLYVEPYDGDVPAIQRTDHTHVNERLYAEAELVRLDVPLVMKLDAGHFPVVGDESVPSGTLALPQEFADANLPDDRDVLLAKPERATELLRYAGYDFDDDAVMA; from the coding sequence ATGTTCGAGCAGTTCTCGAGCGGTTACTACCTGGGTCGCCTGTACGTCGAACCGTACGACGGCGACGTTCCCGCGATACAGCGAACCGACCACACGCACGTCAACGAACGACTGTACGCCGAGGCGGAACTCGTCCGCCTCGACGTGCCCCTCGTGATGAAACTCGACGCCGGGCACTTCCCCGTCGTCGGCGACGAGAGCGTCCCGTCGGGCACACTCGCCCTCCCGCAGGAGTTCGCGGACGCGAACCTCCCCGACGACAGGGACGTCCTCCTCGCGAAACCGGAGCGAGCGACGGAACTCCTCCGCTACGCGGGGTACGACTTCGACGACGACGCCGTGATGGCCTGA
- a CDS encoding putative glycolipid-binding domain-containing protein, translating into MYAHYCWEPVDGVGFEDCAVSFSPGIQADGLVVAVGGDDDATRVRYRLRTDSEFRTETVRVDRFDAGEGDDAAASDSLSLVAEGGSWTVDGEPAPALDDCLDVDVAVTPLTNTLPIRRLGLAPGESAAIAVAYLDPRTLDVSRAEQRYTRLPSAGESDGDGDRYRYESLTSGFTATVAVDAAGVVRDYPGAFRCVRSPSET; encoded by the coding sequence GTGTACGCCCACTACTGCTGGGAACCGGTCGACGGCGTCGGGTTCGAGGACTGCGCCGTCTCGTTCTCCCCCGGCATTCAGGCGGACGGACTGGTGGTCGCCGTCGGCGGAGACGACGACGCGACGAGAGTGAGATACCGCCTCCGGACGGACTCGGAGTTCCGAACCGAGACGGTCCGAGTCGACCGCTTCGACGCCGGCGAGGGCGACGACGCCGCGGCGTCCGATTCGCTCTCGCTCGTCGCCGAGGGCGGGTCGTGGACCGTCGACGGCGAACCGGCTCCCGCCCTCGACGACTGTCTCGACGTAGACGTGGCGGTGACGCCGCTGACGAACACGCTCCCGATTCGGCGTCTCGGACTGGCTCCGGGGGAGTCGGCGGCGATAGCCGTCGCGTACCTCGACCCGCGAACGCTGGACGTGTCGCGCGCGGAGCAACGGTACACGCGGCTTCCGTCTGCAGGCGAGAGCGACGGCGACGGGGACCGCTACCGGTACGAGAGTCTCACGTCCGGGTTCACCGCGACGGTGGCCGTCGACGCCGCGGGCGTCGTCCGCGACTACCCCGGCGCGTTCCGCTGCGTCCGGAGTCCGTCCGAGACCTGA
- a CDS encoding RNA-guided pseudouridylation complex pseudouridine synthase subunit Cbf5 translates to MTDLRDPPHDRSLADLLSFGVVNLDKPPGPSAHQVAAWVRDMAGVEQAAHAGTLDPKVTGCLPMLLGDATRMAQVFLEGSKEYISVLELHKPAPSDLESVVAEFEGEVYQKPPRKSAVSRRLRSREVYELDLLEVRDRQALLRIRCESGTYVRKLCHDIGLAAGTGAHMGHLRRTATDPFDDTDLVTLYDLADALAFAEAGDESLLREVVAPAERALTHLPHVTIAHSAAEQVAEGAPVYAPGVFDADDAERGSLVACVTPDDAAVCLGRLVGDPDAESGEVVSLERVLV, encoded by the coding sequence GTGACCGACCTTCGCGACCCTCCCCACGACCGTTCGCTCGCGGACCTGCTCTCGTTCGGCGTCGTCAACCTCGACAAGCCCCCCGGTCCGTCGGCGCATCAGGTCGCCGCGTGGGTCCGAGACATGGCGGGCGTCGAACAGGCGGCGCACGCCGGCACGCTCGACCCGAAGGTCACCGGCTGTCTCCCGATGCTCCTCGGCGACGCCACCCGGATGGCGCAGGTGTTTCTGGAAGGATCCAAGGAGTACATCTCGGTGCTGGAACTCCACAAGCCCGCGCCGTCGGACTTGGAGAGCGTCGTCGCGGAGTTCGAGGGCGAAGTGTACCAGAAACCGCCCCGAAAGAGCGCCGTCTCCCGCCGCCTCCGGTCGCGCGAGGTGTACGAACTCGACCTGCTGGAGGTTCGGGACCGGCAGGCCCTCCTGCGGATTCGCTGCGAGAGCGGGACGTACGTCCGGAAGCTCTGTCACGACATCGGGCTGGCGGCCGGCACCGGCGCGCACATGGGGCACCTCCGCCGGACGGCGACGGACCCGTTCGACGACACCGACCTCGTGACGCTGTACGACCTCGCGGACGCCCTCGCGTTCGCCGAGGCGGGCGACGAGAGCCTCCTCCGCGAGGTGGTCGCGCCCGCCGAACGCGCCCTCACGCACCTCCCGCACGTCACCATCGCTCACTCCGCGGCCGAACAGGTCGCCGAGGGCGCACCGGTGTACGCGCCCGGTGTGTTCGATGCCGACGACGCCGAACGCGGGTCGCTCGTCGCCTGCGTCACGCCCGACGACGCGGCGGTCTGCCTCGGCCGACTGGTCGGCGACCCCGACGCCGAGTCGGGCGAAGTCGTCTCTCTCGAGCGCGTGCTGGTCTGA
- a CDS encoding succinylglutamate desuccinylase/aspartoacylase family protein — MHVGSVESEPGAVVSGWFEVTDLPTGGSERLPVVIAEGDADGPTLWLTGGVHGDEATGVAVAQDAMRDDLADHLSGTVVCVPVVNPAGLRRNDRRSYYGDDDPNRYFPDPESTSSRPPSVQERIDERLYEAFAASADALVDLHTAQVGSMPFVIRDRVLYGERRDESAAEELADELDRLASAFGFPLLTEYPAGEYVEQSLQRSTAGAALNAAGIPSVTVELGGHSVVEEDVRAAGVAGVYGVMVELGMLDAGDVPDGVGEPGAGVPDAPVDYPVRRAVHPRVSTPGLVRHRVEPGDVVATGDAVADVVTPQGDRRATVESEHDGYVVARREGLAAYEGDPVLSMAVRDEGELVVPRDADAEA, encoded by the coding sequence ATGCACGTAGGAAGCGTCGAATCGGAACCCGGCGCGGTCGTCAGCGGCTGGTTCGAGGTGACCGACCTCCCGACGGGCGGGAGCGAACGACTCCCCGTGGTGATAGCCGAGGGCGACGCCGACGGCCCCACCCTCTGGCTCACCGGCGGCGTCCACGGCGACGAGGCCACCGGCGTCGCCGTCGCGCAGGACGCGATGCGGGACGACTTGGCGGACCACCTCTCGGGAACGGTCGTCTGCGTCCCCGTCGTCAACCCGGCGGGTCTCCGGCGGAACGACCGCCGGTCGTACTACGGCGACGACGACCCGAACCGTTACTTCCCGGACCCCGAGTCCACGTCCTCGCGGCCGCCGAGCGTTCAGGAACGCATCGACGAACGCCTGTACGAGGCGTTCGCGGCGTCGGCCGACGCGCTGGTCGACCTCCACACCGCGCAGGTGGGGTCGATGCCGTTCGTCATCCGCGACCGGGTGCTGTACGGCGAGCGTCGCGACGAGTCCGCCGCCGAGGAACTCGCCGACGAACTCGACCGCCTCGCCTCGGCGTTCGGCTTTCCGCTCCTGACCGAGTACCCCGCGGGCGAGTACGTCGAACAGAGCCTCCAGCGTTCGACGGCCGGCGCGGCGTTGAACGCCGCCGGGATTCCGTCCGTCACCGTCGAACTCGGCGGCCACAGCGTCGTCGAGGAGGACGTCCGCGCGGCGGGCGTCGCCGGCGTCTACGGCGTCATGGTCGAACTGGGGATGCTCGACGCCGGCGACGTGCCCGACGGCGTCGGCGAACCGGGTGCCGGCGTCCCCGACGCGCCGGTGGACTACCCGGTTCGCCGCGCGGTTCACCCGCGGGTGTCGACGCCGGGACTCGTCCGCCACCGCGTCGAACCCGGCGACGTAGTCGCGACCGGCGACGCCGTCGCCGACGTGGTGACGCCGCAGGGGGACCGCCGAGCGACGGTCGAGTCGGAACACGACGGCTACGTCGTCGCTCGCCGCGAGGGGTTGGCCGCCTACGAGGGCGACCCGGTACTGAGCATGGCCGTCAGGGACGAGGGCGAACTGGTGGTCCCCCGCGACGCCGACGCGGAAGCGTGA
- the ilvD gene encoding dihydroxy-acid dehydratase, giving the protein MSSQKPREEEDDEPFSSGKDASLPSSEVTEGADRAPHRAMFRAMGFDDEDLGSPMVGVANPAADITPCNVHLDDVADAAIEGVDEAGGMPIEFGTITISDAISMGTEGMKASLISREIIADSVELVAFGERMDALVTVAGCDKNLPGMMMASIRTDLPSVFLYGGSIMPGEHEGRDITVQNVFEGVGTYAEGEMSAEELDDMERHACPGAGSCGGMFTANTMASISEALGMAPLGSASAPAESAERYDVARRAGEAVLEAVENDLRPSDILTKESFENAIALQVAIGGSTNAVLHLLALAAEADIDLSIEEFDEISRRTPKIANLQPGGTKVMNDLHEQGGVPVVVRRLLDAGLFHGDAMTVTGRTVAEELDHLDLPADEDVSGDFIYTVDDPYQEEGAIKILTGNLAPDGAVLKVTGDDTFHHEGPARVFESEEEAMRYVQEGHIESGDVICIRNEGPTGGPGMREMLGVTAAVVGQGHEDDVALLTDGRFSGATRGPMVGHVAPEAADGGPIALLEDGDEVTVDIPNRDLSVDLSDEELASRKDDWEPPEPNYTTGVLAKYADDFGSAANGAVTNPGAKR; this is encoded by the coding sequence ATGAGCAGTCAGAAACCCCGCGAGGAGGAGGACGACGAACCGTTCTCCAGCGGAAAAGATGCCAGCCTCCCGAGTTCGGAGGTGACAGAGGGCGCAGACCGCGCCCCCCACCGCGCGATGTTCCGGGCGATGGGGTTCGACGACGAGGACCTCGGGTCGCCGATGGTCGGCGTCGCCAACCCCGCGGCCGACATCACGCCGTGTAACGTCCACCTCGACGACGTGGCCGACGCCGCCATCGAGGGCGTCGACGAGGCGGGCGGGATGCCCATCGAGTTCGGCACCATCACCATCTCGGACGCCATCTCGATGGGCACCGAGGGGATGAAGGCGTCGCTCATCTCCCGGGAGATAATCGCCGACTCCGTCGAACTCGTCGCGTTCGGCGAACGGATGGACGCCCTCGTCACCGTCGCGGGGTGCGACAAGAACCTCCCCGGGATGATGATGGCGTCCATCCGGACGGACCTCCCCTCGGTGTTCCTCTACGGCGGGTCCATCATGCCCGGCGAACACGAGGGGCGCGACATCACCGTCCAGAACGTCTTCGAGGGCGTCGGCACCTACGCCGAGGGCGAGATGAGCGCCGAGGAACTCGACGACATGGAGCGTCACGCCTGCCCCGGTGCCGGTTCCTGCGGCGGGATGTTCACCGCCAACACGATGGCCTCCATCTCCGAAGCGCTCGGGATGGCCCCGCTCGGGTCCGCGTCGGCCCCCGCGGAGTCCGCCGAACGCTACGACGTCGCCCGCCGCGCGGGCGAGGCCGTCCTCGAAGCCGTCGAGAACGACCTGCGCCCCTCGGACATCCTGACGAAGGAGTCGTTCGAGAACGCCATCGCCCTGCAGGTGGCCATCGGCGGGTCGACCAACGCCGTCCTGCACCTCCTGGCACTCGCCGCCGAGGCCGACATCGACCTCTCCATCGAGGAGTTCGACGAGATATCCCGCCGGACGCCGAAGATAGCGAACCTCCAACCCGGCGGCACGAAGGTGATGAACGACCTGCACGAACAGGGCGGCGTCCCTGTCGTCGTCCGCCGCCTCCTCGACGCGGGCCTGTTCCACGGCGACGCGATGACCGTCACCGGCCGCACCGTCGCCGAGGAACTCGACCACCTCGACCTGCCGGCCGACGAGGACGTGTCGGGCGACTTCATCTACACCGTCGACGACCCGTATCAGGAGGAGGGCGCCATCAAGATTCTCACCGGCAACCTCGCGCCCGACGGCGCCGTCCTGAAGGTCACCGGCGACGACACGTTCCACCACGAGGGCCCCGCGCGCGTCTTCGAGAGCGAGGAGGAGGCGATGCGCTACGTGCAGGAGGGCCACATCGAGTCGGGCGACGTCATCTGCATCCGCAACGAGGGGCCGACGGGCGGCCCCGGCATGCGCGAGATGCTCGGCGTCACCGCCGCCGTCGTCGGGCAGGGCCACGAGGACGACGTGGCACTCCTCACCGACGGCCGGTTCTCCGGCGCCACGCGCGGTCCGATGGTCGGGCACGTCGCCCCCGAGGCGGCCGACGGCGGCCCCATCGCCCTCCTCGAAGACGGCGACGAGGTGACCGTCGACATCCCGAACCGCGACCTGTCGGTCGACCTCTCGGACGAGGAACTGGCGTCGCGAAAGGACGACTGGGAACCGCCCGAACCCAACTACACGACGGGCGTGCTGGCGAAGTACGCCGACGACTTCGGCTCCGCGGCGAACGGTGCGGTGACGAACCCCGGCGCGAAGCGGTAA
- a CDS encoding bacteriorhodopsin, with the protein MSAAVVQSDSFAQATQPEVLEAIRNDPLLASSLWVNIALAGLSILLFVYMGRDVAEPRARLIWVATLLVPLVSISSYVGLVSGLTVGVLEMPPGHALAGQEVLSPWGRYLTWTFSTPMILLALGLLAGTDTTKLFTAITMDVGMCVTGLAAALVTSSHLLRWVFFLVSCAFFVAVLYVLLVEWPADATAAGTDEIFETLKLLTVTLWLGYPILWALGSEGFAVLSVGLTSWGYSGLDILAKYVFAYLLLRWVAQNQRVVGSAPSIRDDAATATDD; encoded by the coding sequence TTGTCTGCGGCGGTCGTACAGTCCGACAGCTTCGCGCAGGCGACGCAACCGGAGGTCCTCGAAGCGATACGTAACGACCCGCTGCTCGCGTCGTCGCTGTGGGTCAACATCGCGCTCGCCGGCCTGTCGATACTGCTGTTCGTCTACATGGGACGAGACGTCGCGGAACCGCGCGCCAGGCTCATCTGGGTCGCGACCCTCCTCGTCCCGCTCGTGTCGATATCCAGCTACGTCGGATTGGTGTCGGGGCTGACGGTCGGCGTCCTGGAGATGCCCCCGGGCCACGCGCTGGCGGGTCAGGAGGTCCTCTCCCCGTGGGGGCGGTATCTGACGTGGACGTTCTCGACGCCGATGATTCTGCTCGCCCTCGGTCTCCTCGCGGGGACGGACACGACGAAGCTGTTCACCGCGATTACGATGGACGTCGGGATGTGCGTGACCGGGCTGGCGGCGGCGCTCGTCACGTCGTCGCACCTGCTCCGCTGGGTGTTCTTCCTCGTCAGCTGTGCGTTCTTCGTCGCGGTGCTGTACGTTCTCCTCGTGGAGTGGCCCGCGGACGCGACGGCCGCGGGGACCGACGAGATATTCGAGACGCTGAAGCTGCTGACGGTCACGCTGTGGCTCGGCTACCCGATCCTGTGGGCGCTCGGAAGCGAGGGGTTCGCCGTGCTGAGCGTGGGACTCACCTCGTGGGGCTACTCGGGCCTCGACATCCTCGCGAAGTACGTCTTCGCGTACCTGCTCCTCCGCTGGGTCGCCCAGAATCAGCGCGTCGTCGGGTCGGCCCCGTCCATTCGGGACGACGCGGCGACTGCGACCGACGACTGA
- a CDS encoding pyridoxamine 5'-phosphate oxidase family protein, translated as MVVEMTPSAVDTLLTESGSGVLSLADGAETYAVPESFGYDGDALYFQLVYHETSRKMAFVRATEVATFTVYTDDPAESVLVRGRLERVPDADRAAASAAMADNAEIPALNVYPDTEAEDLSMAFYRLIPETVSGRELTRSDGEAD; from the coding sequence ATGGTTGTCGAGATGACGCCGTCTGCGGTCGATACTCTCCTCACCGAATCCGGGTCGGGCGTGCTATCGTTGGCCGACGGGGCGGAGACGTACGCGGTCCCCGAATCGTTCGGCTACGACGGAGACGCCCTCTACTTCCAACTCGTGTACCACGAGACGAGTCGAAAGATGGCGTTCGTTCGGGCGACGGAGGTGGCAACCTTCACCGTGTACACCGACGACCCCGCCGAGAGCGTCCTCGTCCGCGGTCGCCTCGAACGAGTCCCCGACGCCGACCGGGCGGCCGCGTCGGCGGCCATGGCGGACAACGCGGAGATTCCGGCGCTGAACGTCTATCCGGACACCGAGGCGGAGGACCTCTCGATGGCGTTCTACCGGCTGATCCCCGAGACGGTCTCCGGGCGTGAACTCACGCGCTCCGACGGCGAAGCGGACTGA
- a CDS encoding zinc-binding dehydrogenase produces the protein MQAVQFAEHGGREVIEYGDFPDPEAGRGEVVVDVKAAALNHLDIWTRKGMPGIDLEMPHIPGSDMAGVVHEVGEGVTRFEPGDRVALIAGVAGENTEFSRKGDPTLSYDFHIIGEHVRGVHAEYAAVPEENLVPVPEGVDWEVAGSSSLVFQTAWRMLVDRGELRPGESVLVLGASGGVGHAAVQIADHAGAEVFATASTDEKLEYARDCGADHTINYEDEDFAAEIRDATGRRGVDMVVDHIGAATYEDSLKSLRKGGRVVTCGATTGPNPDAGLNRIFWNQLSVIGSTMATPGQADEALDLVWDGTFEPRVREVLPMSEAARAHEMIENREGFGKVVVIPDSEL, from the coding sequence ATGCAGGCTGTGCAATTCGCGGAACACGGCGGGCGCGAGGTAATCGAGTACGGCGACTTCCCGGACCCTGAGGCCGGACGGGGGGAAGTCGTGGTGGACGTGAAGGCGGCCGCGCTGAACCACCTCGACATCTGGACGCGAAAGGGGATGCCCGGCATCGACCTGGAGATGCCGCACATCCCGGGCAGCGACATGGCCGGCGTCGTCCACGAAGTCGGCGAGGGCGTCACCCGCTTCGAACCCGGTGACCGCGTCGCACTCATCGCGGGCGTCGCCGGAGAGAACACCGAGTTCTCCCGAAAGGGCGACCCGACCCTGTCGTACGACTTCCACATCATCGGCGAACACGTCCGCGGCGTCCACGCCGAGTACGCCGCCGTCCCCGAGGAGAACCTCGTCCCCGTGCCCGAGGGCGTCGACTGGGAAGTCGCCGGGTCGTCGTCCCTCGTGTTCCAGACGGCGTGGCGGATGCTCGTCGACAGGGGCGAACTCCGCCCCGGCGAGTCCGTCCTCGTCCTCGGCGCGTCCGGCGGCGTCGGCCACGCCGCGGTCCAGATAGCCGACCACGCCGGCGCGGAGGTGTTCGCCACCGCCTCGACGGACGAGAAACTGGAGTACGCCCGCGACTGCGGCGCGGACCACACCATCAACTACGAGGACGAGGACTTCGCCGCGGAGATTCGCGACGCCACGGGCCGCCGCGGCGTCGACATGGTCGTCGACCACATCGGCGCGGCGACGTACGAGGACTCCCTGAAGAGTCTCCGGAAGGGCGGCCGCGTCGTCACCTGCGGGGCGACGACGGGCCCGAACCCCGACGCCGGCCTGAACCGCATCTTCTGGAACCAACTGTCGGTCATCGGGTCGACGATGGCGACGCCCGGACAGGCCGACGAGGCCCTTGACCTCGTCTGGGACGGCACCTTCGAACCGCGCGTTCGCGAGGTGCTGCCGATGAGCGAGGCGGCCCGCGCCCACGAGATGATAGAGAACCGTGAGGGCTTTGGCAAGGTGGTGGTAATTCCCGATAGTGAGCTCTGA
- a CDS encoding helix-turn-helix transcriptional regulator: MPGDGRHIEEVVLSREGVLRAIVREPQTKRELTETVSSSRSTVDRAIRELLDAGLVRQAGGEYEATMAAECALDAVGAFHDRMRTVSDAVAALGHLPPDTPFDPVFLDGAEVQVTTPTMPDGVVERLFESIEDASHVRGIAPVVLSGHLQSFYDAAKEGEARIEMLIDGDVLDRMVASPSTRDILAAQLRDEQVSISRVDVPFSFGVWITEEEAGVVVYSDTGVRGIIVNDTDEAYAWAEQWFDDLSAAATALTVDGVANAGDE; this comes from the coding sequence ATGCCGGGAGACGGACGGCACATCGAAGAGGTAGTTCTCAGCCGGGAAGGCGTTCTTCGGGCCATCGTTCGGGAACCTCAAACAAAGCGGGAGTTGACGGAGACGGTCAGCAGTTCGCGTTCGACCGTCGACCGGGCGATTCGCGAACTCCTCGACGCGGGTCTGGTGAGACAGGCCGGCGGCGAGTACGAGGCGACGATGGCCGCCGAGTGCGCTCTGGACGCCGTCGGGGCGTTCCACGACCGGATGCGGACCGTGAGCGACGCCGTCGCCGCCCTCGGCCACCTTCCCCCGGATACGCCGTTCGACCCGGTGTTCCTCGACGGTGCGGAGGTGCAGGTGACGACCCCGACGATGCCGGACGGCGTCGTCGAACGCCTCTTCGAGAGCATCGAAGACGCCTCGCACGTGCGCGGCATCGCTCCGGTCGTCCTCTCCGGGCACCTGCAGTCGTTCTACGATGCCGCGAAGGAGGGCGAGGCCCGCATCGAGATGCTCATCGACGGCGACGTCCTCGACCGAATGGTGGCCTCGCCGAGCACCCGTGACATCCTGGCCGCGCAACTGCGAGACGAACAGGTGTCGATTTCGCGCGTCGACGTCCCGTTCTCCTTCGGTGTGTGGATAACCGAGGAGGAGGCCGGCGTCGTCGTCTACAGCGACACCGGCGTCCGCGGCATCATCGTCAACGACACCGACGAGGCGTACGCGTGGGCCGAGCAGTGGTTCGACGACCTGTCCGCGGCGGCGACCGCACTCACGGTCGACGGCGTCGCGAACGCCGGCGACGAGTAG